The genomic stretch AATTTAGAAACTTTTCTAATTAATTTAACACGAGGCTCTGGTTTAGATGGATTTACAGGAATTCCAGAAATAAACAATTCTATTGTTCGTCCGTTTTTACAGTTTTCTAGAGATGAAATTCTAAACTTTGCTACCTCTAATAATATTTCTTGGCGAGAAGATAAAAGCAACGCTTCTACAAAATATGTTCGTAATAAAATAAGGCATCAAGTTTTACCGGTTTTAAAGGAAATAAATCCGAATATATTAGCAACATTTTCTAAAACTGTAGCAAATTTACAAGAGAGTAAAGAAATTATTAAAGATAGAATTGAAATTGTTTCTAAAGATGTTATCCAATATTTAGATGATAAGAATTCATTTAAAATTAATATTGATAAAATTCAGCAATTAAAAAACCCAAAAGCTTATTTATATCAACTTTTAGAAAATTATAATTTTACTGAATTTAACGATGTTCACAACTTGCTAAAAGCGCAATCTGGTAAACAAGTTTTTTCTAAAACACACGTTTTATTAAAAGATAGAGAATTTTTAATTTTGTCTGAAAGAGATTTTTCGACCTTACAACAAAAGACTTTTAAGATTGATGAAAAGGATACTGAAATTTTAGAACCTATTCATTTAACTTTAGAGCATTTGGCAGAAAAATCAACAAAAAATAAAAATACAATTTACGTTTCTAAAAAGCATTTACAATTTCCTTTAGTTGTAAGAAAATGGCAAAATGGCGACTATTTTTATCCGGCAGGAATGCAAGGAAAAAAGAAACTGAGTAAGTATTTTAAAGACGAAAAAATGTCTTTATTAGAAAAAAATAACACTTGGCTTTTGTGTAATGGTTCCGATGAAATTATTTGGATAATTGGTAAAAGGCAAGACAACAGATTTTTAACATTTTCTAACGATGCTTCTCTTATAAAAATTAGCCTTTTATAAAAGGTTTACGTATTTTTAAAAAATTATATATCAATTCTATTATTGATACAAACCCATTTAATCATCTCTAAAATAAGAGATTTACCGAAAAATGAAGAAACTATTTTTACTGCTTACATTATGTTTTACAGTTTTTGCAAATGCACAAACAGAAGACAATCCTTTAGTTTGGCAAACATCAATACAGAAAATTTCTGATACAGAATACGATGCTGTTTTTACTGCAAAAATCTTAAAAGATTGGCATTTATATTCGCAATACAATCCAGAAGATGCATCACAAGCTTTAGAAATTGTAATTCCTGAAGGTAAAAAAGGATACAAATTAGTTGGCAAAGCGAAAGAAAGTGAAACAACTAAAGAATATTCTGAAGTTTGGGAAAAAGAAGAAATTTTCTTTAAGAATAAAGCTACCATTACACAACGTGTTTTAATTGAAGATACAAATATTGATAATATAACTTTAGAAATTTACGGGCAAGTTTGTAAACAAGCTTGTATACAAATAGAAGATTCTTTCTCATTTTCTTTAAATGGTAAAACTCTAGAAAAAGAGGAAGTTATTTTAGATGAAAAAAGCAGAAAATTAACCGAAAAGTTAAAATTAAATTTAAAAAACACAGAATTACTTAAAACAGATACTACATTAGATAATAACGATGGTAGCTCTTTAATGAATATATTTCTTTTAGGTTTTATTGGTGGATTATTAGCACTTTTAACACCTTGTGTTTTCCCTATGATACCTTTAACAGTATCATTTTTTACAAAACAATCTCAAAGTAAAAGTAAAGGTATTTTTAATGCAATTTTATACGGATTATTTATCGTGATAATTTACATGCTTTTAAGTGTCCCTTTTCACTTAATTGATGGCTTAGACCCAAGTATTTTAAATACAATTTCAACCAATATTTGGTTAAACATCTTCTTTTTTATCATTTTAGTGTTTTTCTCTTTATCATTTTTTGGTTTTTATGAAATAACGTTACCAAGCTCTTGGGGAAATAAAATGGATGATGCATCCAACATTGGTGGTTTTATTGGCATTTTCTTTATGGCTTTAACTTTAGCTATTGTTTCATTTTCTTGTACTGGTCCAATTTTAGGTTCTTTGTTAGCAGGTTCTTTAGGTACAGTTGGCAATCCTGCTTTTCAGCTTTCTGCTGGTATGACTGGTTTCGGACTCGCTTTGGCTTTACCTTTTGCTTTATTTGCATTGTTTCCTAACTTGTTAAACGCCTTGCCTAAATCTGGCGGTTGGTTAAATACAACCAAAGTTATTCTTGGTTTTTTAGAATTGGCTTTTGCTTTTAAATTTTTATCAAATTCTGATTTAGTTGGCCATTGGGAAATTTTAAAACGTGAAATTTTTATAGGAATTTGGATTGCTATTTTTATTGGTTTAGCACTTTATTTATTCGGTAAAATTAAATTCCCACACGATTCTCCTCTTAAGAAATTGTCTTTTTTTAGAATTTCTTTTGGTGTATTAGTTTTTGCTTTTGTGATCTATTTAATTCCGGGAACATTTAAAAATCCTACTTGGAGTTTAAGCGCTTTAAGTGGTTTTCCTCCACCTCAATTTTACAGTATTTATCAGCAAGAATCAGATTGTCCTTTAGGTTTAGATTGTTATAAAGATTTTGATGAAGGTTTAAAGGCAGCACAAGAAACAAACAAACCTATTTTATTAGATTTTACAGGTTGGGCATGTGTAAATTGCCGTAAAATGGAAGAAAACGTATGGAGCGATCCATCAATTTATAATATTTTAAAAGACGATTATATTCTAATTTCATTGTATGTAGATGATAATGAAAAGAAGTTGCCAGAAGCAGATCAATTCAGTTTTAAAAAAGCAAACGGTAAAATAAAAAAGATTAAAACTTACGGTGATAAATGGTCTACATTTCAGGTTGTAAATTTTAAAAACGCATCGCAACCTTATTATATTTTGATGAATGCCAATTTAGAAATTTTAAACTCACCACAGCAATATACAGACATAGAAACGTATAAAAATTGGTTAGAAAAAGGAATTTATAATTTCAAAAATTAGAATTCGGTATACAAATTGATGCTATTATTTTGAAAACTAACATTTTAATCATGAAAGCAAAACTTTTCTTTTTAACAATATTTATGCTAATCAGCAACCTTATCTTTTCTCAAGATAAAGATATCAAAGTAACAAAAGCACCAACAAGTATTTATACAATTAATAGTTTTAGCAACAACCCAAATAGTTTTTATAAACTGAATTCTAAATTAAACTTAAATTCTTTTGATTTTGTAACACTTAATGTAGAAGATATCGAAAACAACATAATGGCTATCAATTTTCTAAATATTGATAAAAAGCCATCAGAATTTATTTATGATGATTACAACAATTATCAAAACAACTACTATTTAAAGGGTTTTAGATACAAGAACGACCCAACAAGATGGAATCTTCAATGTATAGAAAATAGAATTCAGCCATATTTCTTGAATAAACAATAAAT from Polaribacter marinaquae encodes the following:
- the tilS gene encoding tRNA lysidine(34) synthetase TilS — protein: MRQKLSNHINSKLPFLKDKKLLIAISGGIDSVVLTHLLATLNFNISLAHCNFKLRNLESDLDEEFVKNLAKKLQIDCLCISFETEKIAQQNKESTQIAARNLRYNWFKELSKKHNFDYVLTAHHADDNLETFLINLTRGSGLDGFTGIPEINNSIVRPFLQFSRDEILNFATSNNISWREDKSNASTKYVRNKIRHQVLPVLKEINPNILATFSKTVANLQESKEIIKDRIEIVSKDVIQYLDDKNSFKINIDKIQQLKNPKAYLYQLLENYNFTEFNDVHNLLKAQSGKQVFSKTHVLLKDREFLILSERDFSTLQQKTFKIDEKDTEILEPIHLTLEHLAEKSTKNKNTIYVSKKHLQFPLVVRKWQNGDYFYPAGMQGKKKLSKYFKDEKMSLLEKNNTWLLCNGSDEIIWIIGKRQDNRFLTFSNDASLIKISLL
- a CDS encoding protein-disulfide reductase DsbD family protein gives rise to the protein MKKLFLLLTLCFTVFANAQTEDNPLVWQTSIQKISDTEYDAVFTAKILKDWHLYSQYNPEDASQALEIVIPEGKKGYKLVGKAKESETTKEYSEVWEKEEIFFKNKATITQRVLIEDTNIDNITLEIYGQVCKQACIQIEDSFSFSLNGKTLEKEEVILDEKSRKLTEKLKLNLKNTELLKTDTTLDNNDGSSLMNIFLLGFIGGLLALLTPCVFPMIPLTVSFFTKQSQSKSKGIFNAILYGLFIVIIYMLLSVPFHLIDGLDPSILNTISTNIWLNIFFFIILVFFSLSFFGFYEITLPSSWGNKMDDASNIGGFIGIFFMALTLAIVSFSCTGPILGSLLAGSLGTVGNPAFQLSAGMTGFGLALALPFALFALFPNLLNALPKSGGWLNTTKVILGFLELAFAFKFLSNSDLVGHWEILKREIFIGIWIAIFIGLALYLFGKIKFPHDSPLKKLSFFRISFGVLVFAFVIYLIPGTFKNPTWSLSALSGFPPPQFYSIYQQESDCPLGLDCYKDFDEGLKAAQETNKPILLDFTGWACVNCRKMEENVWSDPSIYNILKDDYILISLYVDDNEKKLPEADQFSFKKANGKIKKIKTYGDKWSTFQVVNFKNASQPYYILMNANLEILNSPQQYTDIETYKNWLEKGIYNFKN